One Rhinoderma darwinii isolate aRhiDar2 chromosome 6, aRhiDar2.hap1, whole genome shotgun sequence DNA window includes the following coding sequences:
- the LOC142656511 gene encoding NADPH oxidase organizer 1-like isoform X2, translating to MASSRKEWIHITPEKVNIFSILWSDHNDIVIYRTFNDFKKMHRELREKFPLESGLLRKSENVIPKLRDVPIFRKNRRSSRFIERLRLLETFSQELLKTDNKISQCDVVMTFFTPANSDLNAAFPENSIVIMPSEVKNLQKRQLPQPPASEPIVSQMYLCIEDYETKDTKNRPFKVKCNEQLGVLMKEGSGWWLVENEEKRVAWFPAPFLRTLGEKEDMDSGTESDDEGVRYYATTSYEAMSCDEMSISRGVLVEVIEKSNNGWWLIRYNGKTGFVPAMYLKPYRNCHQLEAKTNQGMFSSMLNLFKASSTLELSQPEESWSDDDHSALNNAHIKLDRKKSRSLSGLPLNTQYGFQHSPTEMPPREKARAVVPNREAEMKPMLRKKDAIRGRPLSSKQQDLPPIPHPRKITVEALATGSSPGRPTVTSGPTNSHLVPDVTPRVPQRPEQHEILNKCTSTTKTAMKKREGALMYG from the exons ATGGCATCCTCAAGAAAAGAATGGATCCACATCACACCCGAAAAA GTCAATATATTTTCAATTTTGTGGTCTGACCACAACGACATTGTCATCTACCGAACGTTTAACGATTTCAAAAAGATGCAT CGAGAACTAAGAGAAAAATTCCCTCTGGAATCCGGGCTACTCCGAAAATCAGAGAACGTGATCCCCAAACTAAGAG atgtgccaATTTTCAGGAAAAACAGGCGCAGCAGTCGCTTTATAGAGAGGCTGCGGTTACTGGAGACATTTTCCCAGGAGCTTCTGAAAACCGACAACAAAATCTCACAATGCGACGTCGTGATGACGTTTTTTACACCCGCCAACAGTGACCTGAACGCAGCCTTCCCCGAAAACAG CATAGTGATCATGCCATCCGAAGTAAAAAACCTGCAGAAAAGACAACTACCACAACCACCAGCCTCTGAACCTATTGTATCACAAATGTACCTGTGTATTGAGGACTACGAGACCAAGGACACCAAGAACAGGCCCTTCAAAGTCAAGTGCAATGAGCAGCTGGGGGTGTTGATGAAGGAAGGCTCAG GGTGGTGGCTGGTGGAGAACGAGGAGAAACGAGTGGCTTGGTTTCCAGCTCCTTTCCTCAGGACTTTAGGGGAGAAAGAGGACATGGATTCGGGGACAGAATCAGATGATGAGG GAGTCCGTTACTATGCAACAACATCTTATGAAGCCATGAGCTGCGATGAAATGTCCATCTCCAGAGGGGTCCTAGTAGAGGTCATTGAGAAGTCAAACAATGGATGGTGGCTGATCag GTATAATGGAAAAACTGGATTTGTCCCAGCGATGTACTTGAAACCCTACCGAAACTGTCACCAGCTTGAAGCCAAGACGAACCAAGGAATGTTCTCCTCTATGCTAAATCTCTTCAAAGCCTCCAGCACCTTAGAGTTGAGCCAGCCAGAAGAGTCCTGGAGTGATGACGACCATTCAGCCCTTAATAATGCACATATTAAGCTGGACAGAAAAAAATCCAGGTCGTTAAGTGGTTTACCACTAAATACACAATATGGATTCCAACACTCTCCAACAGAGATGCCACCAAGGGAAAAAGCCAGAGCGGTGGTTCCAAACCGTGAAGCCGAGATGAAGCCTATGCTGCGGAAGAAAGACGCCATCAGAGGTCGACCTCTTTCCTCCAAGCAACAAGACCTGCCGCCCATACCACATCCGAGGAAGATAACTGTAGAAGCACTGGCCACGGGAAGCAGTCCAGGTAGACCTACAGTAACTAGTGGACCCACCAACTCTCATCTTGTCCCCGACGTCACCCCTCGGGTTCCTCAACGGCCCGAACAACATGAAATTCTTAACAAGTGTACGTCTACAACGAAGACAGCCATGAAGAAGAGAGAGGGCGCTCTCATGTACGGCTAA
- the LOC142656511 gene encoding NADPH oxidase organizer 1-like isoform X1 has protein sequence MPQQTKIGRYPLEVKAVGVLQNGKRKVNIFSILWSDHNDIVIYRTFNDFKKMHRELREKFPLESGLLRKSENVIPKLRDVPIFRKNRRSSRFIERLRLLETFSQELLKTDNKISQCDVVMTFFTPANSDLNAAFPENSIVIMPSEVKNLQKRQLPQPPASEPIVSQMYLCIEDYETKDTKNRPFKVKCNEQLGVLMKEGSGWWLVENEEKRVAWFPAPFLRTLGEKEDMDSGTESDDEGVRYYATTSYEAMSCDEMSISRGVLVEVIEKSNNGWWLIRYNGKTGFVPAMYLKPYRNCHQLEAKTNQGMFSSMLNLFKASSTLELSQPEESWSDDDHSALNNAHIKLDRKKSRSLSGLPLNTQYGFQHSPTEMPPREKARAVVPNREAEMKPMLRKKDAIRGRPLSSKQQDLPPIPHPRKITVEALATGSSPGRPTVTSGPTNSHLVPDVTPRVPQRPEQHEILNKCTSTTKTAMKKREGALMYG, from the exons ATGCCTCAGCAAACCAAGATTGGGCGCTATCCATTGGAAGTCAAAGCTGTTGGCGTTCTTCAGAATGGGAAACGGAAG GTCAATATATTTTCAATTTTGTGGTCTGACCACAACGACATTGTCATCTACCGAACGTTTAACGATTTCAAAAAGATGCAT CGAGAACTAAGAGAAAAATTCCCTCTGGAATCCGGGCTACTCCGAAAATCAGAGAACGTGATCCCCAAACTAAGAG atgtgccaATTTTCAGGAAAAACAGGCGCAGCAGTCGCTTTATAGAGAGGCTGCGGTTACTGGAGACATTTTCCCAGGAGCTTCTGAAAACCGACAACAAAATCTCACAATGCGACGTCGTGATGACGTTTTTTACACCCGCCAACAGTGACCTGAACGCAGCCTTCCCCGAAAACAG CATAGTGATCATGCCATCCGAAGTAAAAAACCTGCAGAAAAGACAACTACCACAACCACCAGCCTCTGAACCTATTGTATCACAAATGTACCTGTGTATTGAGGACTACGAGACCAAGGACACCAAGAACAGGCCCTTCAAAGTCAAGTGCAATGAGCAGCTGGGGGTGTTGATGAAGGAAGGCTCAG GGTGGTGGCTGGTGGAGAACGAGGAGAAACGAGTGGCTTGGTTTCCAGCTCCTTTCCTCAGGACTTTAGGGGAGAAAGAGGACATGGATTCGGGGACAGAATCAGATGATGAGG GAGTCCGTTACTATGCAACAACATCTTATGAAGCCATGAGCTGCGATGAAATGTCCATCTCCAGAGGGGTCCTAGTAGAGGTCATTGAGAAGTCAAACAATGGATGGTGGCTGATCag GTATAATGGAAAAACTGGATTTGTCCCAGCGATGTACTTGAAACCCTACCGAAACTGTCACCAGCTTGAAGCCAAGACGAACCAAGGAATGTTCTCCTCTATGCTAAATCTCTTCAAAGCCTCCAGCACCTTAGAGTTGAGCCAGCCAGAAGAGTCCTGGAGTGATGACGACCATTCAGCCCTTAATAATGCACATATTAAGCTGGACAGAAAAAAATCCAGGTCGTTAAGTGGTTTACCACTAAATACACAATATGGATTCCAACACTCTCCAACAGAGATGCCACCAAGGGAAAAAGCCAGAGCGGTGGTTCCAAACCGTGAAGCCGAGATGAAGCCTATGCTGCGGAAGAAAGACGCCATCAGAGGTCGACCTCTTTCCTCCAAGCAACAAGACCTGCCGCCCATACCACATCCGAGGAAGATAACTGTAGAAGCACTGGCCACGGGAAGCAGTCCAGGTAGACCTACAGTAACTAGTGGACCCACCAACTCTCATCTTGTCCCCGACGTCACCCCTCGGGTTCCTCAACGGCCCGAACAACATGAAATTCTTAACAAGTGTACGTCTACAACGAAGACAGCCATGAAGAAGAGAGAGGGCGCTCTCATGTACGGCTAA